One part of the Saprospiraceae bacterium genome encodes these proteins:
- a CDS encoding isoprenyl transferase: MESQNISEIDPNKLPKHIAIIMDGNGRWAKRNGLPRLFGHKTGVKTVREIAEASAELGIKYLTLYAFSTENWNRPQLEVKGLMSLLVETLKHELSALEKNKIRLRAIGDLSMLPKSTQDALNAGMEKTNQNTRMDLILALNYSSRWEILKAVNLIAQNLMENKIQAPINESQFSSFLSTHGIPDPELLIRTSGEHRISNFLLWQLAYTELYFTPVFWPEFKKEHLYEAILDYQGRQRRFGKISEQLS; encoded by the coding sequence ATGGAAAGTCAAAATATTTCAGAAATAGATCCAAATAAGCTGCCAAAGCATATTGCTATTATTATGGATGGGAATGGTCGTTGGGCTAAACGGAATGGTTTACCCCGGCTTTTTGGTCATAAAACGGGTGTTAAAACTGTGCGGGAAATAGCGGAAGCATCCGCAGAACTGGGTATTAAATACCTTACCTTGTATGCCTTTTCAACTGAAAATTGGAATCGTCCTCAGCTGGAAGTAAAAGGCTTAATGAGTTTGTTGGTAGAAACGCTCAAGCATGAATTATCTGCATTGGAAAAAAATAAAATTCGTTTACGCGCAATTGGGGATCTTTCGATGTTGCCTAAAAGCACCCAGGATGCTTTAAATGCAGGCATGGAAAAGACGAATCAAAATACCCGTATGGACCTCATTCTTGCATTAAATTATAGTTCCAGGTGGGAAATTTTGAAGGCTGTTAATTTAATTGCTCAAAATCTAATGGAAAACAAGATTCAGGCACCAATAAATGAATCTCAATTTTCGTCCTTTTTAAGCACACATGGGATTCCAGATCCCGAATTATTAATAAGAACAAGCGGGGAACACAGGATTTCAAATTTTTTACTTTGGCAATTGGCATATACCGAACTATACTTTACACCGGTTTTTTGGCCTGAATTTAAAAAAGAACATCTTTATGAAGCGATTTTAGATTATCAGGGTCGACAACGAAGATTTGGTAAAATTTCCGAACAATTAAGTTAA
- a CDS encoding undecaprenyl/decaprenyl-phosphate alpha-N-acetylglucosaminyl 1-phosphate transferase: MFYRLVLSFLTAFIFTYLIIPSIINIAKFKMLTDEPDERRAHKRSIPTLGGIGIFAGVLFSIVLWTPFNVFGDLQYILCAFIIIFLIGAKDDIIPLTPYKKMLGLIFASFILIFKANIRITSFYGIFYIDTLPYWISIIISLFTILVIVNAFNLIDGINALGGSLGILIATAYGSWFYLADQVVLSIISFALVGSLFAFLKFNLTPAKIFMGDTGSLLIGLICSILTISFIELAFQATNPLYKIISAPAVAIGILFLPLFDMLRVFFVRIIAGKSPFHPDRQHIHHLIVDAGLNHLQATSVLIAVNAVVMLVVVKAQAIGNLLLLLFIVSVGLLLIGLLLYLKKIKTPSIHDAL; the protein is encoded by the coding sequence ATGTTTTACAGGCTCGTTTTAAGTTTTCTGACTGCATTTATTTTTACTTACTTAATCATACCATCCATCATTAATATTGCTAAATTTAAAATGTTAACTGATGAACCTGATGAAAGACGAGCCCACAAAAGAAGTATACCCACCCTTGGCGGTATTGGGATCTTTGCTGGTGTTTTATTTTCCATCGTACTTTGGACACCATTTAATGTATTTGGTGACTTGCAATATATACTTTGTGCATTTATAATTATTTTTTTAATTGGCGCTAAAGATGATATTATCCCATTAACACCCTATAAAAAAATGTTAGGTTTGATTTTTGCTTCATTTATTCTAATTTTTAAAGCGAATATTAGAATTACAAGCTTTTACGGAATTTTCTATATTGATACATTACCCTACTGGATAAGTATTATTATTTCTCTTTTTACGATATTAGTCATTGTAAATGCTTTCAATTTAATAGATGGTATTAATGCATTAGGTGGCAGTTTAGGAATTTTAATTGCTACGGCATACGGATCTTGGTTTTACCTTGCAGATCAAGTGGTATTAAGTATTATTTCATTTGCTCTAGTTGGATCCTTATTTGCCTTTTTAAAATTTAATTTGACTCCGGCTAAAATATTTATGGGCGATACTGGATCTTTATTAATTGGATTAATTTGTTCCATTTTAACAATAAGTTTTATTGAATTAGCATTTCAGGCAACAAATCCATTATACAAAATTATTTCTGCACCTGCAGTTGCAATTGGTATCCTATTTTTACCCTTATTTGATATGCTTCGAGTTTTTTTTGTACGTATAATTGCTGGAAAATCACCATTCCATCCGGATCGACAACACATTCATCATTTAATTGTAGATGCAGGTTTAAATCATCTGCAAGCAACCTCTGTCTTAATTGCAGTAAATGCAGTTGTTATGCTTGTTGTCGTAAAAGCACAAGCAATCGGAAATCTATTATTACTTTTATTTATCGTTTCCGTTGGACTTCTGCTCATAGGTCTCTTACTTTACCTGAAAAAAATTAAAACGCCCAGTATTCATGATGCTCTATAA
- a CDS encoding MoxR family ATPase: MQYSSDVEGMNALAKSYKELKAEIGKVIVGQDEVIKATLISLFSNGHSLLVGVPGLAKTLLINTISEVLDLSFKRIQFTPDLMPSDITGSEILDEERKFKFNKGPLFANIVLADEINRTPPKTQSALLEAMQERNITVSGVKHLLPVPFFVLATQNPIEQEGTYPLPEAQLDRFMFNIFLDYPTYQEELQVVKQTTSDQTVQLKNVISSNQIMEFQRLVKKIPIADNVLEYAVSLATRTRPNAANTIKEVNQYVSWGAGPRASQYLVLGAKCNAALNGKYSPDIEDVQAIAPLVLRHRIVLNYKAEADGLNVDQFVKTLL, encoded by the coding sequence ATGCAGTATAGCTCAGACGTGGAAGGAATGAATGCCCTTGCAAAATCTTATAAGGAACTAAAGGCGGAAATTGGAAAAGTAATAGTTGGTCAGGATGAAGTCATTAAGGCAACCCTAATTTCACTTTTTTCTAATGGACATAGTTTGTTGGTTGGGGTGCCGGGTTTAGCAAAAACCTTGTTGATTAATACAATTTCTGAAGTTTTGGATCTTAGTTTCAAGAGAATTCAGTTTACACCCGATTTAATGCCATCTGATATAACGGGTTCTGAAATTTTAGATGAAGAGCGAAAATTTAAATTTAATAAAGGGCCTCTTTTTGCAAATATCGTTCTTGCAGATGAAATTAACAGAACACCACCAAAAACCCAATCTGCGCTCTTGGAAGCAATGCAAGAACGAAATATTACAGTCAGTGGGGTTAAACACCTGCTACCGGTTCCATTTTTTGTGTTGGCAACTCAAAATCCTATTGAACAAGAAGGCACTTATCCATTACCTGAAGCTCAATTGGATCGTTTCATGTTTAATATTTTTCTCGATTATCCAACATATCAAGAAGAATTACAAGTTGTAAAGCAAACAACGTCAGATCAAACAGTTCAATTAAAAAATGTTATTAGTTCTAACCAAATTATGGAATTCCAGCGTTTGGTTAAAAAAATACCTATTGCTGATAATGTCTTGGAATATGCAGTTTCATTAGCAACCAGAACGCGACCAAATGCTGCAAATACCATTAAAGAAGTTAATCAATATGTAAGTTGGGGTGCAGGTCCCAGAGCTTCTCAATATTTAGTTTTAGGCGCAAAATGCAATGCTGCATTAAATGGAAAATACTCTCCTGATATTGAAGATGTACAAGCTATTGCTCCTTTAGTATTAAGGCATCGAATCGTTCTTAATTACAAAGCCGAAGCGGATGGATTAAATGTCGATCAATTCGTTAAAACACTCCTTTAA
- a CDS encoding ATP-binding cassette domain-containing protein yields the protein MLKASDIKYSYNSTRVFEFPEILCQSGESLLLLGPSGCGKSTWLHLMCGLLKSQNGLIQIQDTDITKLSASAMDLFRAKNIGVVLQKSHFISSLNVLDNLLLFQTLGGAIKNLDFICELLNQLGILGLVNQNIQSLSQGELQRLNFARALIHKPKIILADEPTSALDDYHADLIANIMLEHAKSMHASLVIVTHDLRLKKLVNHQVQLS from the coding sequence ATGTTAAAAGCAAGTGACATAAAGTATAGTTATAATTCAACCCGGGTTTTTGAGTTTCCTGAAATACTTTGTCAATCTGGAGAATCCCTTTTACTCTTAGGCCCTTCAGGATGTGGCAAATCAACCTGGTTACATTTGATGTGTGGTTTATTGAAATCTCAAAATGGTTTAATACAAATTCAAGATACGGATATTACAAAATTGAGTGCTTCTGCAATGGATTTATTCAGAGCAAAAAATATTGGTGTAGTTTTGCAAAAATCTCATTTTATATCTTCCTTAAATGTTTTAGACAATTTACTTTTATTTCAAACCCTTGGCGGTGCAATAAAAAATTTGGATTTCATTTGTGAGTTGTTGAATCAACTTGGAATTCTTGGTTTGGTAAATCAAAATATTCAAAGTTTATCCCAGGGAGAACTTCAACGCTTAAATTTTGCGAGGGCTTTAATTCATAAACCCAAGATTATCTTAGCAGATGAACCTACCTCTGCACTGGATGATTATCATGCAGATTTAATCGCTAATATTATGTTGGAACATGCAAAATCGATGCATGCAAGTTTGGTTATCGTGACGCATGATTTGCGCTTGAAAAAATTAGTGAATCATCAAGTGCAATTGTCATGA
- a CDS encoding Omp28-related outer membrane protein yields MKKTLLLLSLILFIGQAYTQAKRYIFLEHFTNSRCGICAGSNPGFYALLANYKNQYHHMTVHPPIPYSNCLLYQANPTDNAQRSNFYGINGTPTVVINGLTKKSAGSVTAANLNAELNKLSPIEVKVTETGTTNRNVSLEIKTLGTKPSGTYKLYVVALEKELNYASPNGEKIHYNVFRDFLSASDGDDIQLAGSGSSVNKAYTLSIPPSWIENQVYILAWIQDVANKEVLNSGTKFDALTANKDVSDFSQFSIYPNPVKEILNLQWTQSLSTSPKLSITNLFGTEIYSANLKYGATQFQLPVAQYAKGIYFVKIQSGKDKISRKWLKD; encoded by the coding sequence ATGAAGAAAACTTTACTATTATTAAGCTTAATATTATTTATTGGACAGGCCTACACGCAGGCAAAACGCTATATTTTTCTGGAGCATTTTACAAATTCAAGATGTGGTATTTGTGCTGGTTCCAATCCTGGATTTTATGCATTATTGGCTAATTATAAGAACCAATATCACCACATGACTGTCCATCCTCCAATTCCATATTCAAATTGTTTGTTATATCAGGCAAACCCAACAGATAACGCTCAAAGAAGCAATTTTTATGGTATCAATGGCACACCCACCGTGGTTATAAACGGATTGACAAAAAAATCTGCAGGATCCGTGACGGCTGCGAATTTAAATGCAGAATTGAATAAATTATCTCCAATCGAAGTCAAAGTAACGGAAACAGGTACTACAAACAGGAATGTGAGTTTGGAAATTAAGACTTTAGGTACAAAACCATCCGGTACCTATAAATTATATGTTGTAGCTTTAGAAAAGGAACTCAATTATGCATCTCCAAATGGTGAAAAAATACATTATAATGTATTTAGAGATTTTTTAAGTGCTTCTGATGGGGATGATATTCAGTTAGCTGGGTCAGGTTCATCTGTCAATAAAGCATATACTCTTTCCATACCGCCAAGTTGGATTGAAAATCAGGTCTATATTTTAGCATGGATTCAGGATGTAGCAAATAAAGAAGTATTGAATAGCGGAACAAAATTTGATGCATTAACTGCAAATAAGGACGTATCCGATTTTTCCCAATTTAGCATTTATCCTAACCCAGTAAAAGAAATATTGAATTTACAGTGGACACAATCTTTATCTACTTCCCCTAAATTAAGTATTACAAATTTGTTTGGAACAGAAATTTACAGTGCTAACTTAAAGTATGGAGCAACTCAATTTCAATTACCCGTGGCACAATATGCAAAAGGCATTTATTTTGTAAAAATTCAATCAGGAAAAGATAAAATTTCAAGAAAATGGTTAAAGGATTAA
- a CDS encoding ABC transporter permease produces MNGFYIAWRNLITKPLRFFFNILLIAIAAGLITITLLIDIQFKDHFEKNLDDVDLILCAKGSPLQTVLCNLFHIDAPTGNIDLKEARVFLNPEHPIIKAAIPLALGDQFNGYRIVGTTLEYFPWFNLELNSGAYFKKDLDAVIGSAVAKELKLALGSEFLSGHGLVTDGDMTHSHDQQFQVTGILKQTGGVLDRLIFVSISSYWAMHPVEDEEGHPAHTQDIPCIDNRSLKDKEGQITSVLLSFKGTNIQSLNFGRSINENTGMMAANPAIELNRLYELTGSASELVTILAILLTLLATLSLFISIWQAMEERKFEIAVLRLGGASFNKILFWILLEGFILSSIGLLIGIFFAHILLTVLSSSLELQIKYGIEGLVFVKEEFLLFGIGIGLGLVSCLIPAIKVIRRDIHQTLSS; encoded by the coding sequence ATGAACGGATTTTATATCGCCTGGAGAAATTTAATCACAAAGCCATTGCGGTTTTTTTTTAACATTTTATTGATTGCTATTGCCGCAGGACTAATTACAATTACCTTATTAATAGATATTCAATTTAAAGATCATTTTGAGAAGAACCTGGATGATGTAGATTTGATACTTTGTGCAAAAGGAAGTCCTTTACAAACCGTATTATGCAATTTGTTTCATATTGATGCACCTACGGGCAATATTGATTTGAAGGAAGCAAGGGTTTTTCTAAATCCAGAACATCCAATTATTAAAGCAGCCATACCATTAGCATTGGGAGACCAATTTAATGGATATCGAATAGTCGGGACAACCCTTGAATATTTTCCTTGGTTTAATTTGGAATTAAATAGTGGTGCATATTTTAAAAAGGATCTGGATGCTGTGATAGGGTCTGCCGTTGCAAAGGAATTGAAATTAGCATTAGGTTCTGAATTTTTATCAGGTCATGGATTGGTTACAGATGGAGATATGACTCATAGCCATGATCAGCAATTTCAGGTAACAGGAATTTTAAAACAAACTGGGGGCGTTTTAGATCGACTTATTTTTGTATCTATTTCAAGCTATTGGGCAATGCATCCAGTTGAAGATGAAGAAGGCCATCCTGCACATACGCAGGATATTCCTTGTATAGACAATAGATCTTTAAAAGACAAGGAAGGACAAATCACTTCAGTTTTATTATCCTTTAAAGGTACGAATATTCAATCTTTAAATTTTGGACGAAGTATCAATGAAAATACTGGTATGATGGCTGCAAATCCTGCTATCGAATTGAATCGATTATATGAGCTTACAGGCTCGGCATCAGAATTGGTAACTATTTTAGCAATCTTGCTAACGCTATTAGCAACTTTAAGCTTATTTATAAGTATTTGGCAAGCAATGGAAGAACGAAAATTCGAAATTGCAGTATTGCGTTTAGGAGGTGCATCTTTTAATAAAATTTTATTTTGGATTTTATTGGAAGGATTTATCTTGAGCAGTATTGGCTTATTGATTGGAATCTTTTTCGCCCATATATTGTTAACTGTATTATCGAGTTCATTAGAACTTCAAATTAAATATGGAATTGAAGGTCTTGTTTTTGTTAAGGAGGAATTTTTATTATTTGGAATTGGTATTGGTCTTGGATTAGTATCTTGTTTAATTCCAGCCATAAAAGTAATCCGAAGGGATATTCATCAAACCTTATCATCCTAA
- the crcB gene encoding fluoride efflux transporter CrcB — MMLYKVLLIFLGGGLGSLIRFGISNQPYLFSNKFPLATFLTNIVSSLILGISFKYYQINESQHWIRFFIMIGFCGGLSTFSTFTAENFNLIQQSQYSIFVAYTLLSVSICLFFFWLGLR; from the coding sequence ATGATGCTCTATAAAGTGCTACTTATATTTCTTGGAGGTGGACTTGGCAGTTTAATTCGGTTTGGAATATCAAATCAACCGTATCTCTTTTCTAATAAATTTCCATTAGCTACTTTTTTAACAAACATCGTTTCTTCTTTAATTTTAGGTATCAGTTTTAAATATTATCAAATAAATGAATCTCAGCATTGGATCCGCTTTTTTATAATGATTGGTTTTTGTGGCGGCTTAAGTACATTTTCTACTTTTACAGCAGAAAATTTTAACTTAATTCAACAATCTCAATACAGTATATTTGTAGCATACACCTTGCTTAGTGTAAGTATATGCTTGTTCTTTTTTTGGCTCGGATTGCGATAA
- the ligA gene encoding NAD-dependent DNA ligase LigA, with product MKYSTAEISDLNHQTKALLNGKLIANALDLEDLRSIIRFHEWQYYVQDNPLISDYEYDVLYKILEKIEIQHPAWITPDSPTQRVSSDLVDQFQSVEHLSPMLSLENSYNSQDLNEFDNRVKKLCGLVLESAVSYFAEPKFDGGSIALIYENDFLIRAATRGDGARGEDITQNARTIRSVPLKAEFSKFGIQKIELRGEAVISKSMFHKINEARETEGLALLANPRNAATGVLRVKDAAETSNRGLDVFIFQVSFVLGKDGENAMMNQKNHSDWMKILDSLGFKVALHERKICNNIDEVLKYINHWVEKRDAYTYDIDGVVVKVNDLKLQEKCDYTSHHPRWAVAFKFQAKQASSTLINVEFQIGKIGSITPVAKIEPVQLAGVIVSSVSLHNEDFIKARDIRYGDQVLVERAGDVIPYIVKSFTELRTGNEMPIEFPSNCPACKTKLIREEDESAWRCPNFLCEAQVVQRLIHHVSKDAMDIDGFGKSLVERFYELGWLHTMADIYKLDFEAIAQLDGLGKKSAEKLQQSIEKAKHNPIYRLLHGLCIHHLGKKVSKLIAEHLDYLPDLANWTLENYTSIKDVGPVVGQNIIAFFSQPKNVAMIQEMETLGINMKQTDEDRPRMVSENAALSGKSILFTGTLKQLDRKEAQGIAEKAGARILSAVSSNLNILVVGEDAGSKLTKARALGTVEIWTEEDFLQKIG from the coding sequence ATGAAATATTCTACAGCCGAAATAAGTGATTTAAATCATCAAACGAAAGCATTATTAAATGGAAAGCTGATTGCAAATGCATTGGATCTGGAAGATCTTCGTTCTATTATTCGATTTCATGAATGGCAATATTACGTCCAAGACAATCCGTTGATTTCTGATTATGAATATGATGTTTTATACAAAATTCTTGAAAAGATAGAAATTCAACATCCAGCTTGGATAACACCAGATTCGCCGACACAAAGGGTATCCAGTGATCTTGTAGATCAATTTCAATCGGTTGAACACTTAAGTCCAATGCTTTCATTAGAAAATTCCTATAATTCACAAGATCTTAATGAATTTGATAACAGGGTAAAGAAGCTTTGTGGTTTGGTTTTAGAGAGTGCTGTGAGTTACTTTGCAGAACCTAAATTTGATGGTGGAAGTATCGCTTTAATTTATGAGAACGATTTTTTAATTCGAGCAGCTACCCGAGGTGATGGGGCCCGCGGTGAAGACATTACACAAAATGCAAGAACCATCCGTTCGGTTCCATTAAAAGCGGAATTTTCAAAATTTGGAATCCAAAAAATCGAATTGCGTGGAGAAGCGGTAATTAGCAAATCCATGTTTCATAAAATTAATGAAGCACGCGAAACAGAAGGTTTGGCTTTATTAGCGAATCCAAGAAATGCTGCAACCGGCGTATTAAGAGTAAAAGATGCCGCCGAAACTTCAAATCGCGGATTGGATGTTTTTATTTTTCAGGTTTCGTTTGTTCTTGGCAAGGATGGTGAAAACGCAATGATGAATCAAAAAAACCATTCTGATTGGATGAAAATTTTGGATTCACTTGGCTTTAAAGTGGCATTACACGAACGAAAGATCTGCAATAATATCGATGAAGTACTAAAGTATATCAATCATTGGGTTGAAAAAAGAGATGCATACACCTATGACATTGATGGGGTTGTAGTAAAAGTGAATGATCTGAAACTACAAGAGAAATGTGATTATACCTCGCATCATCCAAGATGGGCCGTTGCATTTAAATTTCAAGCAAAACAAGCAAGCTCTACTTTGATAAATGTTGAATTTCAAATTGGAAAAATCGGATCTATTACACCGGTTGCAAAAATTGAACCAGTCCAATTGGCAGGTGTTATTGTTTCATCCGTTTCTTTACATAATGAAGACTTTATTAAAGCCAGAGATATTCGATATGGCGATCAGGTTTTAGTAGAACGTGCAGGGGATGTAATCCCTTATATTGTAAAATCATTTACAGAATTAAGAACAGGAAATGAAATGCCAATTGAATTTCCTAGCAACTGTCCTGCTTGTAAAACAAAATTAATTCGCGAAGAAGATGAATCTGCCTGGCGTTGTCCTAATTTTTTATGTGAAGCGCAAGTTGTTCAACGATTAATTCATCATGTTTCAAAAGATGCTATGGATATTGATGGATTTGGAAAGTCTTTAGTTGAACGATTCTATGAGTTAGGTTGGTTGCATACAATGGCGGATATATATAAATTAGATTTTGAAGCAATTGCTCAACTTGACGGTTTAGGGAAGAAGTCTGCTGAAAAATTACAACAGTCTATTGAAAAAGCAAAACATAATCCTATTTATAGATTACTACATGGTTTGTGCATTCATCACTTAGGTAAAAAAGTCAGTAAACTCATTGCAGAGCATTTGGATTATTTGCCAGATCTTGCCAATTGGACTCTTGAAAACTATACTTCTATTAAAGATGTAGGTCCCGTTGTGGGACAAAATATTATAGCATTTTTTTCACAACCGAAGAATGTTGCGATGATCCAGGAAATGGAAACCTTGGGAATTAATATGAAACAGACTGATGAAGATAGACCTAGAATGGTTTCAGAAAACGCCGCACTTTCTGGAAAAAGCATATTATTCACAGGTACTCTAAAGCAATTAGATAGAAAAGAAGCTCAAGGAATAGCAGAAAAAGCCGGAGCCCGAATTTTATCGGCAGTCAGTTCAAATCTAAACATCCTGGTGGTTGGGGAAGATGCAGGTTCAAAACTGACAAAAGCTAGAGCTTTGGGAACCGTTGAGATCTGGACAGAAGAGGATTTTCTTCAAAAAATCGGATGA
- the bamA gene encoding outer membrane protein assembly factor BamA, with amino-acid sequence MSKCLLVVFGILSLSLSLKAQNEEFLPYDNKSYEISGLKVVGNQFSDEKAIIGISGLRVGQKINVPGPDIPNAIKAIYKQRLFTQVEIKITNQVQDVISLEIQVQEKPRYATHSFKGVKKSAHEDLNVIVSNHLPKNSVFTNEIKEALISSLQNFYIEKGYLDTKVEILEFPEDKKPNSIKILFDINKGKRVKISNITFSGNKEVTARKLRKQMKDTKRFWQIFSKSKFLEDKYAVDKDNIINYYNSVGFRNASILGDSIWRASNGKLKIHIDVHEGNRFYFRNIAIKGNSLYPESHIKNVLGIQKGDVYNQELLQKRLSFAQDGRDVSSLYMDEGYLFFKAEPIEVAVENDSVDIEIRITEGPPATIDKVIVRGNERTNEEVIRRELRTRPGQKFSRSDIIRSQRAIMALGFFNPEALGINTPVNPRRGTVDIEYAVEERPSDQLELSAGWSAFGLIGTLGVVFNNFSTRNFFKKSSWSPLPQGDGQKLSLRAQANGRQYQSYNFSFTEPWLGGTRPTSLTIGAIYSRIDNRAFSVNGGLLSIARISGALGSQLTWPDDNFAVSTSLNLERIRLNNYAGFSAGSVNVDNGDFYNISLKSTVVRSTVSEPLFPRSGSRLSLSLQLTPPYSLFRSGWNPDSIGPSEKYRWVEYHKWRIDGEWYLNLVDKLVLAFNAKIGILGYYNSKLKTPPFERFVLGGDGLNNQSFTVTGRDIFALRGYEVEDVKAKTIEEKILIDRNIISTEDATIFNKFTMELRYPLSLNPSATIYGAIWAQGGNSWNSFKDYNPFSLKRSVGVGVRVFLPMFGLLGFDYGIGFDKPWLDPKTTSVKDYAKFSLVLGFEPE; translated from the coding sequence ATGAGTAAGTGCCTTCTTGTCGTTTTTGGAATTCTATCTCTTTCTTTAAGTTTGAAAGCTCAAAATGAAGAGTTTTTGCCATATGATAATAAATCGTATGAGATTTCAGGTTTAAAAGTTGTAGGTAATCAATTTAGTGATGAAAAAGCCATCATAGGGATTTCAGGCTTGAGAGTTGGTCAGAAAATCAATGTTCCCGGACCCGATATTCCAAATGCGATAAAAGCAATTTATAAACAAAGATTATTTACCCAGGTAGAAATTAAAATTACCAATCAGGTACAAGATGTGATTAGCCTTGAAATTCAAGTTCAGGAAAAGCCAAGATATGCAACGCATTCTTTTAAAGGGGTAAAGAAATCAGCACATGAAGATTTGAATGTAATTGTATCCAATCATCTACCAAAGAATTCTGTGTTTACAAATGAAATAAAAGAGGCATTAATCTCTAGTCTTCAGAATTTCTATATTGAAAAAGGATATCTGGATACAAAGGTTGAAATTCTTGAATTTCCGGAAGATAAAAAACCGAATTCTATTAAAATTTTATTTGACATTAATAAAGGCAAGCGTGTAAAAATTAGCAATATTACATTTTCTGGAAACAAAGAGGTTACTGCTAGAAAATTGCGAAAACAAATGAAGGACACCAAACGGTTTTGGCAAATTTTTAGCAAGTCAAAGTTTTTGGAAGATAAATATGCAGTAGATAAAGATAATATTATAAATTATTACAATAGTGTAGGTTTTAGAAATGCATCGATTTTAGGAGATTCTATTTGGAGGGCTTCCAATGGTAAATTAAAAATTCATATCGATGTGCATGAAGGAAATCGTTTTTATTTTAGAAATATTGCAATTAAAGGAAATTCATTATATCCAGAAAGCCATATTAAAAATGTTTTAGGGATCCAAAAAGGAGATGTTTATAATCAGGAACTTCTTCAAAAAAGATTGAGCTTTGCCCAAGATGGCCGGGATGTGAGTAGTCTTTATATGGATGAAGGGTATTTGTTTTTTAAAGCAGAACCTATTGAAGTTGCTGTGGAGAATGATTCTGTGGATATTGAAATCAGAATTACGGAAGGGCCACCGGCTACCATTGATAAAGTTATTGTAAGAGGAAATGAGCGCACAAATGAAGAAGTTATCAGACGAGAATTGAGAACTCGTCCGGGACAAAAATTTAGTCGCTCCGATATTATTCGATCCCAACGTGCAATTATGGCCTTAGGATTTTTTAATCCGGAAGCACTTGGAATTAATACACCTGTTAATCCACGAAGAGGTACTGTTGACATTGAATATGCAGTAGAAGAAAGACCATCAGACCAATTAGAATTATCTGCTGGTTGGAGTGCATTCGGTTTGATTGGAACATTAGGCGTAGTATTTAATAATTTTTCAACGCGTAATTTTTTTAAAAAATCTTCCTGGAGTCCTTTGCCACAAGGAGATGGTCAAAAACTATCACTTCGCGCACAAGCAAATGGAAGACAGTATCAATCTTATAATTTTTCATTTACAGAACCCTGGCTAGGTGGTACGAGGCCTACATCCTTAACGATTGGAGCAATCTATAGTAGAATAGACAATCGCGCTTTTTCAGTTAACGGGGGACTTTTATCCATTGCTAGAATTAGTGGGGCTTTAGGTTCACAACTTACCTGGCCAGATGATAATTTTGCAGTTTCAACATCTTTAAATTTAGAGCGGATCCGCTTAAATAATTATGCTGGTTTTTCTGCAGGTTCGGTGAATGTTGATAATGGAGATTTTTATAATATAAGTCTTAAAAGTACGGTGGTAAGATCGACTGTTTCAGAACCTTTGTTTCCAAGATCAGGGTCGAGATTATCACTTTCATTGCAATTAACTCCACCGTATTCTTTATTCAGAAGTGGTTGGAATCCAGATAGTATTGGTCCTAGTGAAAAATATAGATGGGTTGAATATCATAAATGGAGAATAGATGGCGAATGGTATTTAAATTTAGTTGATAAATTAGTTTTGGCTTTCAATGCCAAAATTGGAATTTTAGGTTATTATAATAGTAAATTAAAAACCCCACCTTTCGAACGATTTGTTTTAGGAGGTGATGGTTTAAATAACCAATCTTTTACGGTCACTGGTAGAGATATATTTGCGTTGCGGGGTTACGAAGTGGAAGATGTAAAAGCTAAAACCATTGAGGAAAAAATTCTAATTGACCGGAATATAATAAGTACTGAAGATGCAACTATATTTAATAAGTTCACTATGGAATTAAGGTATCCTCTTTCATTAAATCCAAGTGCTACAATTTATGGTGCAATATGGGCACAAGGAGGAAATTCATGGAATTCCTTTAAAGATTATAATCCATTTTCTTTAAAAAGATCGGTTGGTGTTGGTGTCCGGGTATTTTTACCGATGTTTGGTTTGCTTGGTTTTGATTATGGTATAGGCTTTGATAAACCTTGGTTGGATCCTAAAACAACAAGCGTTAAGGATTATGCTAAATTTAGTTTAGTGCTCGGTTTTGAACCGGAGTAA